The proteins below come from a single Prolixibacter sp. NT017 genomic window:
- a CDS encoding glycosyl hydrolase, which yields MRKLFLFLVLMSFISGCEREEEFSLEWTPGPFTVNPDASPEAKQLLQLLYDVSGKYTLTGQHNHPVFISGRTEEAKMLTGYYPAVWGQEFGQSLPNSLDGINFRQRNMEEAIRKYHEGFVITLMWHAIRPIDDEPGTFDDNVMAKMTDAQWNKLLTPGTRLHKRWCHQVDVIAGYLAELRDAGVPVLWRPYHEPNGDWFWWCGNPERYKKLYRMLFDRFVNVHHLNNLIWVFNGTEIRNNVKPYTDFYPGDDVVDVLATDVYSENFQRSDYDNLLKLANGKPIGLGEVGKLPPPDTLANQPKYCWFMCWSGYLAEKNKAADIDAVYDAPNTLTLTEWKEFVREHSAPN from the coding sequence CGAAAGAGAAGAGGAGTTTTCACTTGAGTGGACGCCCGGTCCATTTACAGTAAATCCCGATGCTTCGCCTGAGGCAAAACAGTTGCTGCAGCTGTTATACGATGTTAGTGGAAAATATACGTTGACGGGACAACACAATCACCCGGTGTTTATTTCCGGACGAACAGAGGAAGCCAAAATGCTGACCGGTTATTATCCGGCCGTGTGGGGACAGGAATTTGGCCAAAGTCTTCCCAATTCACTCGATGGCATTAATTTCCGGCAGCGAAACATGGAAGAAGCCATTCGTAAATATCACGAAGGTTTCGTGATTACCCTGATGTGGCATGCCATCCGTCCGATTGATGACGAGCCCGGAACTTTTGATGATAATGTGATGGCCAAAATGACCGATGCACAGTGGAATAAACTCTTAACGCCCGGAACCAGGTTGCACAAGCGCTGGTGCCATCAGGTTGATGTTATTGCGGGTTATCTGGCCGAACTTCGCGACGCTGGTGTCCCGGTTTTATGGCGCCCGTATCACGAACCGAATGGTGACTGGTTTTGGTGGTGTGGCAATCCCGAGAGATACAAAAAGCTTTATCGGATGTTGTTCGACCGCTTCGTCAATGTACATCATCTGAATAACCTGATTTGGGTTTTCAACGGAACCGAAATCAGAAACAACGTGAAGCCGTATACCGATTTTTATCCCGGCGACGATGTGGTAGATGTATTGGCAACCGATGTGTACAGCGAAAACTTTCAACGCTCCGATTACGACAATTTACTGAAGCTGGCAAACGGAAAGCCTATTGGTTTAGGCGAAGTGGGGAAGTTGCCGCCACCAGATACATTGGCTAATCAGCCGAAGTACTGCTGGTTTATGTGCTGGAGTGGTTACCTGGCCGAAAAGAATAAAGCGGCCGACATCGATGCGGTGTACGATGCTCCCAACACGCTTACGCTGACCGAATGGAAAGAATTTGTCCGGGAACATTCTGCACCAAACTAG